One Rossellomorea aquimaris DNA window includes the following coding sequences:
- the flhA gene encoding flagellar biosynthesis protein FlhA, with product MSARDLSVLASVILIVAMLIIPFPSWLLSLLIIVNISLALLVLLTTMNMNEPLQFSIFPSLLLLLTLFRLGLNVSTTRSILSKGEAGDVVETFGTFVVGGNILVGLVVFIILIVIQFIVITKGSERVSEVAARFTLDAMPGKQMSIDADLNAGMISEHDARNRREKVGREADFYGAMDGASKFVKGDAIAGIVIVMINLIFGIIIGMTQQGLPIAEAATRYSLLTVGDGIVSQIPALLISTATGIVVTRAASEGNLGQDIMNQLLAYPAMLYVAAFTIFMLGVATPINDILTIPVAALMGIGAFMLSRSPKETESDMMEMEEEVEQDEMKSPESVVNLLNVDPIEFEFGYGLIPLADTNQGGDLLDRIVMIRRQLAIELGLVIPVVRIRDNIQLQPNEYRLKIKGNEMARGELLLDHYLAMSPGVEDDSIEGIDTIEPSFGLPAKWISEEMKEQAEIFGYTVVDPPSVVSTHITEMIKTNAHELLGRQETKQLIDHLQESYPILVEEVTPNPLTVGEVQKVLAKLLKENVSIRNLPIIFETLADYAKMSSDTDLLAEYVRQSLARQITGQYVQGDASLKVVTMSGKVEKLIADAIQQTEHGNYLSMDPNDSQGILEAVAYQVEQLSLMEESPIILCSPAVRMYVRQLTERYFPQVPIISYNELEANIEVQSLGVVNVG from the coding sequence ATGTCAGCAAGAGATTTATCCGTACTAGCCAGTGTCATATTAATCGTTGCCATGCTTATCATCCCGTTCCCATCCTGGTTATTAAGCTTATTGATCATCGTTAATATTTCACTTGCACTCCTTGTACTCCTAACCACGATGAATATGAATGAACCATTGCAATTTTCTATATTTCCTTCCCTATTATTATTGTTAACACTTTTTCGATTAGGTCTAAATGTTTCCACAACGAGATCGATCCTTAGTAAAGGTGAAGCAGGGGACGTTGTGGAAACCTTTGGAACATTCGTTGTAGGAGGAAATATTCTCGTTGGTCTCGTAGTATTCATCATCCTCATCGTGATCCAATTTATTGTCATAACGAAAGGATCCGAGCGTGTGTCCGAGGTTGCGGCAAGATTTACACTTGACGCGATGCCTGGTAAGCAGATGAGTATAGATGCCGATTTGAATGCGGGGATGATTTCAGAGCATGATGCCAGAAATCGTCGGGAAAAAGTAGGTCGGGAAGCAGATTTCTATGGTGCCATGGACGGGGCTTCGAAGTTTGTTAAGGGAGATGCCATAGCTGGAATTGTCATTGTTATGATCAATTTAATCTTCGGTATTATTATCGGCATGACACAACAAGGGCTGCCTATCGCCGAAGCGGCAACCCGTTATTCCTTACTTACAGTCGGAGACGGAATCGTCAGCCAGATTCCTGCCCTATTGATCTCAACAGCCACGGGCATCGTGGTAACAAGAGCCGCATCTGAAGGGAATCTGGGACAGGATATCATGAATCAGCTACTGGCTTATCCTGCGATGCTGTATGTAGCTGCCTTCACGATCTTCATGCTGGGTGTAGCAACTCCTATTAATGATATCTTAACTATTCCAGTGGCAGCCCTTATGGGGATAGGAGCCTTCATGCTTTCACGGTCACCTAAGGAAACTGAATCTGACATGATGGAAATGGAAGAAGAAGTAGAGCAGGACGAAATGAAAAGTCCGGAGAGCGTCGTGAACTTACTGAATGTGGATCCGATTGAATTTGAGTTCGGATATGGTCTGATTCCCCTTGCTGATACGAATCAGGGAGGAGATCTCCTTGACCGGATTGTTATGATACGGCGTCAATTAGCGATAGAGCTGGGGCTGGTCATACCTGTAGTAAGGATCCGGGACAATATACAACTTCAACCGAATGAATATCGCTTGAAAATTAAAGGCAATGAAATGGCCCGTGGAGAGCTTTTGCTTGATCATTATTTAGCCATGAGTCCAGGTGTGGAGGATGATTCCATAGAGGGAATTGATACCATCGAGCCATCATTCGGTCTTCCGGCTAAATGGATTTCAGAAGAAATGAAAGAGCAGGCTGAAATATTCGGATATACGGTTGTGGATCCCCCGTCAGTGGTGTCAACCCACATAACCGAAATGATTAAAACAAATGCTCATGAGCTACTGGGCAGGCAGGAGACGAAACAGCTCATTGATCACCTGCAGGAATCCTACCCGATATTAGTGGAAGAAGTGACACCGAATCCTTTAACAGTAGGTGAAGTACAAAAAGTATTAGCTAAGTTGTTAAAGGAAAATGTGTCTATCAGAAACTTGCCGATTATTTTTGAAACACTTGCTGACTATGCCAAAATGAGTTCAGATACAGATCTTTTAGCAGAATATGTAAGGCAATCGTTGGCTAGACAGATTACCGGTCAATATGTTCAAGGAGATGCTTCCTTAAAGGTTGTGACTATGTCAGGGAAGGTTGAAAAATTGATTGCCGACGCCATTCAACAAACGGAACATGGAAATTATTTATCCATGGATCCAAACGATTCTCAAGGAATCCTGGAGGCAGTCGCATATCAAGTGGAACAGTTGTCCCTTATGGAGGAGTCACCGATTATTCTTTGTTCCCCTGCTGTGAGAATGTATGTACGACAATTAACAGAAAGGTATTTTCCTCAGGTACCGATCATTTCATATAATGAATTAGAAGCAAATATAGAAGTACAAAGTTTAGGGGTGGTGAATGTCGGATGA
- the flhF gene encoding flagellar biosynthesis protein FlhF: MKVKKYAAPSMNEAMKKVRAELGDDAVILNSKVAYTGGFMGLFKKKIIEVIAAIDPEVENEKVEMSRMKATSAPIAPPSPPEKKYEVPNKSVESELKELKQMISTIKSKNQFEKFAEEVQVILLFLKYHDINDTTLFRLGDYLEERIKSGFLPGNNRNEWAKQEVKHFLDDLLKGIALGGMSYKKKYINVIGPTGVGKTTTLAKMAAEAVIEKRMKIAFITTDTYRIAAIDQLKTYAGLLNVPVEVVYKIEDFKKAIDKFQDYDHVFIDTAGRNFREKKYVEDLRGIIDFDHHMETFLVLSLTSKERDMKEIISQFSSIDIDRFIFTKLDETSSYGSMINMMTEVKIGASYVTVGQDVPEDITEVNVEEIGHLLMKGFKYERSSI, encoded by the coding sequence ATGAAAGTAAAGAAATATGCAGCACCTTCCATGAATGAGGCAATGAAAAAGGTCAGAGCTGAATTAGGGGATGATGCCGTCATACTAAACTCTAAAGTAGCATATACGGGTGGTTTCATGGGGTTATTCAAAAAGAAAATAATTGAAGTAATTGCTGCCATTGATCCAGAGGTTGAGAATGAAAAGGTAGAGATGAGTAGAATGAAAGCAACATCTGCACCAATCGCTCCTCCATCTCCACCCGAAAAAAAATACGAAGTTCCTAATAAATCGGTAGAGTCAGAATTAAAAGAACTAAAACAAATGATTTCTACTATTAAATCAAAAAATCAATTCGAGAAATTCGCTGAAGAGGTTCAAGTAATCCTGCTATTTCTCAAATATCATGACATTAATGATACAACTCTCTTCCGATTGGGGGACTATCTAGAAGAGAGAATCAAGAGTGGATTTCTTCCAGGGAACAATCGAAATGAATGGGCTAAACAGGAAGTCAAACATTTTCTGGATGATCTTCTGAAAGGAATCGCTTTGGGTGGTATGAGTTACAAGAAGAAATACATTAACGTGATAGGCCCAACGGGTGTGGGGAAAACAACGACTTTAGCGAAAATGGCTGCTGAAGCCGTCATTGAGAAAAGGATGAAAATAGCTTTCATCACGACAGATACGTATCGTATTGCAGCTATCGATCAATTAAAGACGTATGCAGGTCTGTTGAATGTTCCAGTAGAAGTAGTCTATAAAATAGAAGACTTTAAGAAAGCAATAGATAAATTCCAGGACTACGACCATGTTTTCATTGATACTGCAGGCAGGAATTTCAGAGAAAAGAAATATGTAGAGGATTTGCGGGGAATTATTGACTTTGACCACCACATGGAGACGTTCCTGGTTCTTTCCCTTACGAGCAAGGAGAGGGATATGAAGGAAATCATTTCACAGTTCTCTTCTATTGACATTGATCGGTTTATTTTCACGAAACTAGATGAAACTTCCAGTTACGGTTCTATGATCAATATGATGACAGAGGTGAAGATCGGTGCATCTTATGTAACGGTCGGTCAGGATGTACCGGAGGATATTACCGAGGTGAATGTTGAAGAAATAGGTCATTTACTAATGAAAGGATTCAAATATGAAAGATCAAGCATATAA
- a CDS encoding MinD/ParA family protein, with protein MKDQAYNLRRKMLNGDSSPAKTIAVVSGKGGVGKSNISTNLSVLLGKENKRVLLVDLDIGMGNIHILLGSHHSYSIMDYIEEKELDIDTIICENVHGISYISGGNGFKNIVAWEEKQIERFFEVMEYIVQKYDYILFDMGAGATKETLEFLLAMDEIIVVTTPEPTSITDAYSMMKYIYMRDQEKPFYLICNRAEFKKEGLETITRLQETVRKFLHKEIVSLGVLPEDSTVRKAVIHQRPIVIGYPASAMTLSLRTMLHQIVGRPNRPVSNQAGFLKSMRNLFFGR; from the coding sequence ATGAAAGATCAAGCATATAACCTAAGAAGGAAAATGCTCAATGGCGACTCTTCCCCCGCTAAAACGATTGCAGTAGTAAGCGGAAAGGGTGGGGTTGGAAAATCTAATATCTCCACTAACCTTTCTGTATTGCTTGGTAAAGAAAATAAGAGAGTATTATTAGTTGACCTGGATATCGGCATGGGAAATATTCATATTTTACTAGGAAGTCATCATTCTTACTCAATCATGGATTATATTGAGGAAAAAGAACTAGATATCGACACAATTATATGTGAGAATGTTCATGGTATCTCTTACATAAGTGGTGGGAATGGTTTTAAGAATATCGTGGCGTGGGAAGAGAAGCAGATAGAACGATTTTTTGAAGTGATGGAGTATATAGTTCAAAAGTATGATTACATTCTTTTTGATATGGGTGCAGGAGCTACGAAAGAGACATTGGAATTTCTCTTGGCGATGGATGAAATCATCGTTGTCACGACACCTGAACCTACCTCGATTACAGATGCCTACTCGATGATGAAATATATTTATATGAGGGATCAAGAGAAACCGTTCTATCTGATATGTAATCGGGCAGAATTCAAGAAGGAAGGTCTTGAAACGATTACGAGATTACAAGAAACGGTGAGGAAATTCCTTCATAAGGAGATAGTTTCTTTAGGGGTCTTACCTGAAGATTCAACGGTAAGGAAGGCGGTCATTCATCAAAGACCCATTGTCATCGGATACCCTGCTTCAGCCATGACCTTAAGTCTTCGTACGATGTTGCATCAAATTGTCGGGAGACCGAATCGACCAGTGAGTAATCAGGCAGGTTTTTTAAAGAGTATGAGAAATTTATTTTTTGGGAGGTAA
- a CDS encoding chemotaxis response regulator protein-glutamate methylesterase has product MKKVLVVDDSAFMRKLIGDFLTASKQLEVIGIARNGEDAILKIKKLRPDVVTLDVEMPKMNGIEALRRIMGECPVPVVMLSSTTKEGAEETVKAMELGAVDFIAKPSGTISLDLHKVQDEMVEKVLSASKVNMTKITSPFRKRTESGDSSDSANGAVPTLPSELKWTRDSPKLILIGTSTGGPRALQQVLTELSPQLDASVVVVQHMPPGFTNSLAKRLDGQSAIKVKEAEHEEILQKGTAYIAPGGFHTKVVEHGAHLAFELSKEEAPRNGHRPSVDILFESASLLRNYGKIAVIMTGMGSDGSEGLIRLKETGEVRAIAESKETCIVFGMPKSAIGTNLVDSVEHIEDISQSIMKYML; this is encoded by the coding sequence ATGAAAAAAGTTCTAGTTGTAGATGATTCAGCATTTATGAGAAAACTTATTGGTGATTTTCTAACAGCCTCCAAACAGCTAGAAGTGATAGGAATTGCTAGAAATGGTGAAGACGCGATCTTAAAAATTAAAAAACTCCGTCCCGACGTTGTGACCCTTGACGTGGAAATGCCAAAGATGAATGGAATAGAAGCCTTAAGGAGAATCATGGGGGAATGTCCGGTTCCTGTTGTGATGCTCTCATCTACAACCAAAGAGGGGGCGGAGGAGACTGTCAAAGCCATGGAGCTTGGAGCTGTTGATTTTATCGCTAAACCTTCAGGAACCATTTCATTGGACCTTCATAAAGTTCAAGATGAAATGGTTGAAAAAGTATTATCGGCAAGCAAGGTGAACATGACGAAAATAACCAGCCCTTTTCGAAAAAGGACAGAGTCGGGAGATTCAAGTGATTCTGCTAATGGAGCTGTACCAACGTTACCTTCTGAACTTAAATGGACCAGGGATTCACCGAAATTGATCCTTATAGGAACATCAACAGGAGGTCCACGCGCTTTACAGCAGGTGCTGACAGAATTATCTCCTCAACTGGATGCATCAGTGGTAGTGGTACAGCACATGCCACCCGGCTTTACCAACTCACTGGCCAAACGGTTAGATGGTCAATCCGCCATTAAAGTGAAGGAAGCGGAGCATGAAGAAATCCTCCAAAAAGGAACAGCATATATAGCACCGGGTGGTTTTCATACAAAGGTGGTCGAGCATGGAGCGCATTTAGCCTTTGAACTATCAAAGGAAGAAGCGCCACGTAATGGTCACAGACCATCCGTAGACATATTGTTCGAATCCGCAAGCCTGCTTCGAAATTATGGGAAAATAGCTGTCATTATGACAGGGATGGGCTCTGATGGCTCAGAAGGATTAATCAGGCTTAAAGAAACAGGCGAAGTGAGAGCCATTGCAGAATCAAAAGAGACTTGTATTGTGTTTGGAATGCCGAAATCGGCTATCGGTACAAATTTAGTAGACAGCGTGGAACATATCGAGGATATTTCTCAATCTATTAT